One Planktothrix sp. FACHB-1365 genomic window carries:
- the psb30 gene encoding photosystem II reaction center protein Ycf12/Psb30: MDAITSFLGNINFELIAQLTMLGLIVIAGPVVIVLLAFRGGDL, from the coding sequence ATGGACGCAATTACAAGTTTTTTGGGCAATATCAACTTTGAGCTTATTGCACAGCTTACAATGTTGGGTTTAATTGTGATTGCTGGCCCCGTAGTCATCGTGTTATTGGCTTTTCGGGGCGGCGATCTCTAA
- a CDS encoding DUF4346 domain-containing protein: MSAQSTTFNAQELASLDDQLSNRFIHLDPAGYFIIYIDKEARLICAEHYTNAINEKGLAVDPETGEPFPCTGSLKRTPTTVFKARTAKELGIKITEETQPCPISCLDHALYLGREFVKAEIALTTGQPYIQD, from the coding sequence GTGTCTGCTCAATCAACAACGTTCAACGCTCAAGAACTCGCTAGTTTAGACGATCAGCTTTCTAATCGTTTTATTCATCTTGATCCGGCGGGATATTTTATTATTTATATTGATAAAGAAGCGAGGTTAATCTGTGCCGAACATTATACCAATGCTATTAATGAAAAAGGATTAGCCGTTGATCCTGAAACGGGAGAACCTTTTCCTTGTACCGGGAGTTTGAAGCGAACACCTACGACGGTTTTTAAAGCAAGAACCGCTAAAGAATTAGGGATTAAAATTACTGAAGAAACTCAACCCTGTCCGATCAGTTGTCTGGATCATGCGTTGTATTTAGGACGGGAATTTGTGAAGGCTGAAATTGCTTTAACCACAGGACAACCCTATATTCAAGACTAA
- a CDS encoding tetratricopeptide repeat protein → MRKSKLLPLVLIFSVLSYTPVGLGQSVEELFRQGNTAQDAGNYSQAETIFRQVIRINPQDVIAYKDLGNALYKQGKLEEAITYYQKAIQLDPKYAPAYNNLGNVLSGQGKLEEAIINYQKAIQLDPKFAPAYNNLGLALSGQEKLEEAIINYQKAIQLDPKYAPAYNNLGLALSGQGKLEAAITYYQKAIQLDPKSPFACHNLGNVLYKQGKLEAAITYYQKAIQLDPKFAPAYVGLGVALSDQGKREEAITYYQKAIQLDPKSAAAYYNLGNALHLQGKLEAAITNYRIALSLPDQKGSPASVHTLAHNNLGYALQKQGKLPEAIAEFQKSIALDRNFVSAQNNLKEAQRLVAQRSPQYVPPPASDLAFVPTLQQEPLRDELRATVLIIANDIPGTQGPTRGTGWVVKREGNTIWVVTNRHVIANQQRQPSPKIEIEFFSEIEGEKRRFSATVEQISNDPNLDLAVLKITGIPDDIRPLKMGTGRVSRNTKIIVIGHPINADPWNSSGGEVTNYSINKVTISAVVATGNSGGPVINETTKEVIGIMVRVADEDIATDPNTATAPPPDEIFTTGGFGIAYPIDLVQQQLVKWGINP, encoded by the coding sequence GTGCGAAAGTCGAAATTGCTTCCTCTGGTTCTGATTTTTTCTGTATTGAGTTATACACCTGTTGGTTTGGGGCAGAGTGTGGAGGAATTATTTAGACAAGGTAACACAGCACAAGACGCAGGAAACTATTCCCAAGCAGAAACTATCTTTCGTCAAGTTATTAGAATAAATCCCCAAGATGTCATTGCTTACAAGGATCTGGGCAATGCGCTTTATAAACAAGGGAAGCTAGAAGAAGCGATTACTTATTACCAAAAAGCGATTCAACTCGACCCCAAATATGCCCCAGCTTACAACAATCTAGGCAATGTGCTTTCTGGCCAAGGGAAACTAGAAGAAGCGATTATTAATTACCAAAAAGCAATTCAACTCGACCCCAAATTTGCTCCAGCTTACAACAATCTGGGCCTTGCGCTTTCTGGCCAAGAGAAACTAGAAGAAGCGATTATTAATTACCAAAAAGCAATTCAACTCGACCCCAAATATGCCCCAGCTTACAACAATCTAGGCCTTGCACTTTCTGGCCAAGGGAAACTAGAAGCAGCGATTACTTATTACCAAAAAGCGATTCAACTCGACCCCAAATCACCCTTTGCTTGCCACAATCTGGGCAATGTGCTTTATAAACAAGGGAAACTAGAAGCAGCGATTACTTATTACCAAAAAGCGATTCAACTCGACCCCAAATTTGCCCCAGCTTACGTTGGTCTGGGTGTTGCGCTTTCTGATCAAGGGAAACGAGAAGAAGCCATTACTTATTACCAAAAAGCGATTCAACTCGACCCCAAATCTGCCGCTGCTTACTACAATCTGGGCAATGCGCTTCATCTCCAAGGGAAATTAGAAGCAGCAATTACTAATTACCGGATAGCTTTAAGTTTACCCGATCAAAAAGGAAGTCCTGCCAGCGTCCATACCTTAGCCCATAATAATTTAGGCTATGCTCTACAAAAACAAGGGAAACTGCCAGAAGCCATTGCAGAGTTTCAAAAATCTATTGCCCTTGACCGCAATTTTGTCAGCGCCCAGAATAATTTAAAAGAAGCCCAACGACTCGTGGCCCAACGGTCTCCCCAATATGTCCCGCCGCCTGCGAGTGATTTAGCCTTTGTTCCTACTTTACAACAGGAACCCCTGCGGGATGAGTTACGCGCTACGGTATTGATTATTGCTAATGATATTCCAGGGACACAGGGGCCGACAAGGGGGACGGGTTGGGTGGTGAAACGGGAGGGAAATACCATTTGGGTGGTGACTAACCGCCATGTCATTGCTAACCAACAACGCCAACCCAGTCCCAAGATTGAAATTGAGTTTTTCAGTGAAATTGAAGGCGAAAAGCGACGTTTTTCGGCGACGGTTGAACAAATTAGTAATGACCCAAATCTGGATTTAGCGGTTTTGAAAATTACCGGAATTCCTGATGATATTCGACCGTTGAAAATGGGTACAGGTCGAGTCAGTCGCAATACTAAAATTATTGTCATTGGTCATCCGATTAATGCTGACCCTTGGAATTCTTCTGGGGGAGAAGTGACGAATTATAGTATTAATAAAGTGACTATTAGTGCTGTGGTTGCTACGGGTAATTCCGGTGGCCCTGTAATTAACGAAACCACAAAAGAGGTGATTGGGATTATGGTTAGGGTTGCAGATGAGGATATTGCCACTGATCCTAACACCGCTACCGCGCCGCCTCCTGATGAAATTTTCACCACCGGAGGGTTTGGTATTGCTTATCCGATTGATTTAGTCCAACAACAGTTAGTCAAATGGGGGATTAATCCATAG
- a CDS encoding Uma2 family endonuclease: protein MVTTANLSSPPTQDELPYSDGVPMESQRHVQQMTLLILTLQPWLNARTDGYAGGNMFVYFSLEQLKNRDFRGPDFFAVVGVPKGERKSWVVWEEGKAPDVVIELLSESTANTDKTDKKLIYQNQLRVSEYFWYDPFNPDDWAGFFLQQGVYQPLVLNEHQQFISQSLGLSLVRWSGIYQGTEAVWLRWATLDGELLPLGEEIAEQERQNAEQQRQRAEQAESQLRQVAFNLLQNGMSIDQVVQITGLSQEQIQSI, encoded by the coding sequence ATGGTTACAACGGCAAATCTTTCTTCTCCTCCGACTCAGGATGAACTACCCTACTCCGATGGAGTTCCGATGGAAAGCCAACGTCACGTCCAGCAGATGACTCTGTTAATTCTGACCCTGCAACCTTGGTTAAACGCCCGAACAGATGGCTATGCCGGGGGTAATATGTTTGTGTATTTTAGTTTAGAACAACTCAAAAACCGAGATTTTCGCGGGCCTGATTTTTTTGCGGTGGTGGGTGTTCCCAAGGGAGAACGTAAAAGTTGGGTGGTTTGGGAGGAAGGAAAAGCCCCCGATGTGGTCATAGAATTGTTGTCAGAAAGTACGGCAAATACTGATAAAACCGATAAAAAATTAATTTATCAAAATCAATTACGAGTTTCTGAATATTTCTGGTATGATCCCTTTAATCCTGATGATTGGGCGGGTTTCTTCCTGCAACAAGGTGTTTATCAACCGTTAGTTTTGAACGAACATCAGCAATTTATTAGTCAATCTTTGGGATTATCATTAGTGCGTTGGTCAGGAATTTATCAAGGTACTGAAGCGGTTTGGTTACGTTGGGCGACGTTAGACGGGGAATTATTACCTTTAGGAGAAGAAATCGCAGAACAAGAGCGTCAAAATGCAGAACAACAACGTCAACGGGCTGAACAAGCGGAATCTCAACTGCGTCAAGTTGCTTTTAATTTATTACAAAATGGGATGAGTATTGATCAAGTTGTGCAAATCACGGGATTATCTCAAGAACAAATTCAATCAATATAA